The window AGCCTGTGTACGGACGACCGACGTGGATTCAAATGAAAATATCATCTCGATATCCGTCCATTGATCCGATATCGCGTTGTACATATCTAACGTACGGAACATTCTCTCCATCGATTTCTTCGACTTGGCTACGAGTTCCGGAAACTCGAACAGACTCGCGGCTCGTTCTTTACATATTTCCGAAAAACACGCTTCTCGGATCTTGTCTGAAGATGAAAAAACAAAGTCGCATAGAATTCGCTCTCCGTAAAAGAGCGATCTCACCGCGACTTTTTCACCACGCACCCAAGATTTTATTCTCGATTCGAGAATTTCCCAATCCATTTTGTTGATCTGATTCAAAGTATAATTCTCGATTCCGAGATTATACAAAGTTTCATCCACTATCGATCTTCGGATAATTTTGTAAATCTTGACACATTCTTTACTGTATCCAGATGACATCATACAATCGGCTATTGTTTTTAAATCATTCATAGCCATATCTGAAACCGAAATCTTCTTTCTATCAGAGACCGGAGAGTTTGGAATTTCGTCTTCTTGATCAGATACATTATCGTCATCAGAAACACTACTCGATCTAGCATACGAGTGGTTAGAAACGGATTCTGAATCTAGAGCGTCTCTATTCGACGACAGAATTCGATAAAACTCTTTTTGTAGCCTCTTCATGGCTATTTGCATTAACTTTTGAGCGTGAATGATTTTTTCCGAACTAGCACTTTCGGAAACGAAGAAATGCATAGCGGATTGTAAGCTAGTAACGGACTTGATAAACATTTTCGCTTCACGTCTTTCTCCGGTAAATAAATATTCTATTTTTGTGTAAGACGGAGAATCGAGGTCCCATCGTTGGATGATTTGTTCGGCGTCTAACAAATCTTCTTCCATGATGGAAGCCGAAAATGTTCGATGATGATGAAAAGGAGTGTTCATTGGTGACGACATCATCGGTGTCCTAGCTGGCGATTGAGCATACGAATGCGATGGTGATGAGGCCTTCGACGATGTAAATAGCTTGCTCCTCATGATTATTTAACTTAACGAATTTTTTTAACAGGCTGACAGACAGATAAAAACTGAATCCGGCTAGAAAAATGCCTT is drawn from Erigeron canadensis isolate Cc75 chromosome 9, C_canadensis_v1, whole genome shotgun sequence and contains these coding sequences:
- the LOC122581813 gene encoding exocyst complex component EXO70H1-like; this translates as MRSKLFTSSKASSPSHSYAQSPARTPMMSSPMNTPFHHHRTFSASIMEEDLLDAEQIIQRWDLDSPSYTKIEYLFTGERREAKMFIKSVTSLQSAMHFFVSESASSEKIIHAQKLMQIAMKRLQKEFYRILSSNRDALDSESVSNHSYARSSSVSDDDNVSDQEDEIPNSPVSDRKKISVSDMAMNDLKTIADCMMSSGYSKECVKIYKIIRRSIVDETLYNLGIENYTLNQINKMDWEILESRIKSWVRGEKVAVRSLFYGERILCDFVFSSSDKIREACFSEICKERAASLFEFPELVAKSKKSMERMFRTLDMYNAISDQWTDIEMIFSFESTSVVRTQAVTSLVKLGDSVRVMLTDFETAIQKETLKTPVHGGGVHPLTRYVMNYLVFLSDYSPALSDIVADWPLLVQSPLPEAYFPSSTSSDDSSSSITARFAWLVLVLLCKIDGGAELYKDVAQSYLFLVNNLNYVVSKVSNSNLSLLIGVDWIEKHKQKVKQYAANYERIGWSKVISSLPENLDAEKLTLEMARNCFRRFNLEFNDAYKKQSTWVIVDHKIRDEIKVSIAKKIGPAYKEFYEKYRNVFRGVDSVVRYAPDDLGNYLSDLFHGTGAPGSVSNSSHSSSSSSLSRSR